The genomic region AACTTTTTACTAAAATCGAATTCAGCGATTTTCCCATTTTTAACGAAACGGGCGCCTGTCTTTTTCTGGTAATTTTGTTCCTGCAGGTCTTCGAGTAATCCGGCTTCAGAAAAATTATCCATACAGCGGGGGATCAAACTTTCCCCAATGGTAAACCTTGGAAAAAACTGCTTTTCCAGCACCAATACAGATACACCGGTTTTCTCCAGGTAACCTGCTGCAACCATACCAGCCGGTCCCGCACCAATTATTACAACGTCATATTCTTTTTTATCCATAATCTGTCAATACAAAGCTAATGGAAAATATGCTTCAGTAGAATTCACCAAAATAAAAAGCTCTGCCAGTTACGGCAGAGCTTTCGTGAGATATAAGCAATCGATCATGCCAATTGGCAGATCTATTGGACTAATGTATCCTATTGAAATTAATTTTAATAGCTGATTCTTCAATGCTAACTGTTTAATAACTTCAGCAATAATTTGATAAAATTCTGGAGAGGTTAAGTTCATAATTATGAAATTATCAATACTTCAAATTTATCCCGCGATTCATACCATATGCAGCTTTCCCACTAAAAATATTACATTTGTCCAGAGCACAATCTTTATATAATCCTGAAATTAAGCAGCTACTTATGATCAACCTGGAGAAGGAACTTACACTCTCAGAATTTCAACAAGTTGTTTTTCAGAGAATAAGGGTGGAATTAGGTGCTAAAGCCAGAGACAGGATTATTCAAAGTCATCAATTTCTTGAGAAATTTTCACGAAATAAGATCATTTATGGAGTAAATACAGGGTTTGGACCTATGGCTCAATACCGGGTTGCGGAAGAAGATTCTGTCAAACTCCAGATGAACCTCATAAGAAGTCATGCTACAGGCGCAGGTGCTGTACTTTCTGAAGTTGACGTGCGGGCATTGATGTTAGCCAGGCTTAATACTCTAAGCTTAGGTAAATCTGGAATCGATATCTCTGTTGCTGAAGTTCTAATTCAATTGATCAATTTAGAAATTACACCTTTGATTTTTGAACATGGTGGAGTAGGAGCTTCAGGCGATCTGGTGCAATTAGCACATCTCGCGCTGGTCCTTATTGGAGAAGGTGAAGTTTTCTACGAAGGTAAACGCAGAAATACTGAAGAGATCTTCAGAGAAAAGAATATTCAGCCAGCCAAGATCACGATTAGAGAAGGGCTGGCGATCATGAATGGAACTTCTGCAATGACTGGGCTAGGCCTGGTCAATATTGTTTACGCAAAACAATTGCTGGACTGGTCGGTTTTTTGCTCTTCTGTGATCAATGAAATCGTAGAAGCTTATGATGACCATCTTTCCGAAGAATTAAATCAGGCAAAACTTCATAAGGGTCAGCAGCAAATTGCTGAGCTTATGCGAAATCACTTAAAGGACTCCGGCCTCACAAGATCCCGAAAGGAAGAACTTTATAATACCGATCATGCAAAAACGGAGTTGTTCAAAGAAAAAGTTCAGGAATATTATAGTTTAAGATGCGTTCCACAAGTTCTTGGCCCTGTAATGGATACTCTTTCACATAGTACTAAAATTTTACTGGAAGAGGTAAATTCTGCTAATGATAATCCAATTATCGACGTAAAGACCGAGCAGGTTTACCATGGAGGTAATTTCCATGGTGATTATATTTCTCTGGAAATGGATAAACTTAGGCTGGTAATGACCAAAACATCCATGCTTGCTGAAAGGCAGATCAACTATTTACTGAATCCAAAACTAAATGACATTTTACCGGCTTTTGTCAATGCTTCGAAATTAGGTTTGAACTTTGGAATGCAGGGTGCACAGTTTCCAGCGGTTTCGACTACTGCTGAAAATCAAATGCTTTCTAATTCCATGTACGTTCATAGTATACCTAACAACAATGATAATCAGGATATTGTAAGTATGGGAGCAAATTCAGCAATGATGACGCGTAAGGTGATCAACAATTGCTACGAGGTTTTAGCTACTGAAATGGCTACGATCCTTCAGGCGCTTTATATACTTCAATATGATGATCGTTTATCTTCAGCGACTACCTTAAAAATTAAAGATCTTAAAATGATTTTTCCACAGATAAAAGAAGACAGAGTTCTATATAAAGACATTCAGAATTTAAAGTTATATCTCAAAACTCATCAGGCTTATGACTAAGAAAAGATTTGCTTTGGTAACCGGCGGTTCTCGCGGAATTGGAAAAGCGATTTGTCTAGCGCTGGCCAAAGATCGTAAACTCAATATTTTATTGAATTACAGGTCTAATGAGGAGGCGGCTCAGGCGGTCAAACGGGAAATTGAATCATTGAACGTTTCCTGTGAACTTCTAAAATTTGATGTTGCAAATCCTTCGGAAGTTGCAGAGAAGATGAGTACGTGGAAATCTGAGAATAAGGATTTCAGTATTGATGTTCTGGTTAACAATGCTGGTATTAGTGACGACGGACTTTTTATTTTTATGTCTGAGAATAGCTGGAATTCGGTTTTAGATACTAGTTTGCAGGGATTTTATCATGTGACCCAGAGCGTTCTGAAGGATATGTTGAGAGCTAGAAGCGGAAGGATCATTAATATGGTTTCACTTTCAGGTTTAAAGGGAAACGCGGGACAGGTAAATTATTCAGCAGCAAAAGGAGCTGTTATTGCGGCTACAAAAGCACTTGCTCAGGAAATTGGGAAACGGAAAGTAACGGTAAATGCCGTCGCTCCCGGATTTATTAATACTGAAATGACGGCAGATTTTGATGCTGAAAAGTTTAAAGAACTAATTCCATTAAATCGATTTGGAGATCCGGAAGAAGTCGCTAACCTGGTAAGTTTTCTGGCATCTGATAGATCTTCGTATATCACCGGCGAAGTGATAAATATTAATGGCGGACTCTACTCTTAATCATGGCTACTTGGAAAGGGAAATCCCGGGGAACTTTACTTGGCTTCAGGATCTATGTAAAAATTATTAAAAGCTGCGGACTGATCGCGGCTTATTTCGTACTCCTATTCGTTGCCGCTTATTTTATCCTCTTCTCTTTTTCTTCAACCCGCAGCACCTATTATCTCTTCAGAAAGAGGCTTGGGTATTCTCCATTAAGCTCGGCTTTTAATGTATATCGCAGTTATTTTACCTTCGGAAGAATACAACTAGACAGGATTGCCATCACCAATGGACTAAAGAACAAGTTTACTTTTGAATTCGATGGCGTTGAATATATAGAATCATTGCTGAAGCAGAAGAAAGGCGGAATCTTGCTCACAGCACATATTGGTAATTTTAATCTTGCCAAACATTTCTTTGAGGAACGTCATGCAGATGCAGTTGTAAATCTGGTAGTAACTGATTTTGAACATCAACAGATCAAGAATTACCTGCAATCTGT from Christiangramia sp. OXR-203 harbors:
- a CDS encoding aromatic amino acid ammonia-lyase, giving the protein MINLEKELTLSEFQQVVFQRIRVELGAKARDRIIQSHQFLEKFSRNKIIYGVNTGFGPMAQYRVAEEDSVKLQMNLIRSHATGAGAVLSEVDVRALMLARLNTLSLGKSGIDISVAEVLIQLINLEITPLIFEHGGVGASGDLVQLAHLALVLIGEGEVFYEGKRRNTEEIFREKNIQPAKITIREGLAIMNGTSAMTGLGLVNIVYAKQLLDWSVFCSSVINEIVEAYDDHLSEELNQAKLHKGQQQIAELMRNHLKDSGLTRSRKEELYNTDHAKTELFKEKVQEYYSLRCVPQVLGPVMDTLSHSTKILLEEVNSANDNPIIDVKTEQVYHGGNFHGDYISLEMDKLRLVMTKTSMLAERQINYLLNPKLNDILPAFVNASKLGLNFGMQGAQFPAVSTTAENQMLSNSMYVHSIPNNNDNQDIVSMGANSAMMTRKVINNCYEVLATEMATILQALYILQYDDRLSSATTLKIKDLKMIFPQIKEDRVLYKDIQNLKLYLKTHQAYD
- a CDS encoding lipid A biosynthesis acyltransferase; its protein translation is MATWKGKSRGTLLGFRIYVKIIKSCGLIAAYFVLLFVAAYFILFSFSSTRSTYYLFRKRLGYSPLSSAFNVYRSYFTFGRIQLDRIAITNGLKNKFTFEFDGVEYIESLLKQKKGGILLTAHIGNFNLAKHFFEERHADAVVNLVVTDFEHQQIKNYLQSVTGDTEVKVIEMKDDLSHVFAMKKALDHNELLVFAADRFMEHSSTLEANFLGEMVKFPEGPFKLAARNKIPVLFVHLMREKNFHYHFFARPYKASSYTKKEILKSYLDDLERMVRIYPHQWYNYYDYWNDFS
- the fabG gene encoding 3-oxoacyl-ACP reductase FabG; the encoded protein is MTKKRFALVTGGSRGIGKAICLALAKDRKLNILLNYRSNEEAAQAVKREIESLNVSCELLKFDVANPSEVAEKMSTWKSENKDFSIDVLVNNAGISDDGLFIFMSENSWNSVLDTSLQGFYHVTQSVLKDMLRARSGRIINMVSLSGLKGNAGQVNYSAAKGAVIAATKALAQEIGKRKVTVNAVAPGFINTEMTADFDAEKFKELIPLNRFGDPEEVANLVSFLASDRSSYITGEVININGGLYS